The following are encoded together in the Populus trichocarpa isolate Nisqually-1 chromosome 5, P.trichocarpa_v4.1, whole genome shotgun sequence genome:
- the LOC7476389 gene encoding F-box protein At5g67140, whose product MEREEAEIDRLPIDLVAYIFGFIVSFTDLAQASSVCRKWKEGVKQSLAQRNSMSFAGWKMDDVSTTRLVRLAYNLKELDISRSRWDCQITDNGLYQISLANCIGNLTSISLWGMARITDRGVVQLISRANSLQHLNIGGTFVTDESLFAIADSCPRLKSIVLWSCRHVTEIGLLNLANKCRKLESINVWGTRVPVNCFIDLLTISPSLQIKPPGVLLNVGGAAILPVA is encoded by the exons ATGGAGAGAGAAGAGGCAGAGATTGATCGTTTACCAATAGACTTAGTGGCTTACATATTTGGTTTCATCGTTTCCTTCACTGATTTAGCCCAGGCAAGTAGTGTCTGCAGGAAATGGAAAGAAGGGGTGAAGCAATCTTTAGCTCAAAGAAACAGTATGAGCTTTGCTGGTTGGAAGATGGATGATGTTTCCACTACCCGTCTTGTACGCCTTGCTTACAACCTCAAAGAACTTGACAT TTCTAGGAGCCGTTGGGATTGCCAGATAACTGACAATGGACTGTATCAAATTTCTCTGGCGAATTGTATTGGCAACTTGACATCCATATCTCTATGGGGCATGGCCAGGATCACTGACAGAGGTGTTGTTCAACTG ATTTCAAGGGCTAATTCATTGCAACACCTGAACATTGGTGGTACATTTGTCACAGATGAGTCTTTATTTGCTATTGCAGATAGCTGTCCACGTTTAAAG AGCATTGTCCTATGGAGCTGCCGCCATGTAACAGAAATTGGGCTTCTTAATCTAGCAAATAAATGCCGAAAACTCGAATCAATCAATGTATGGGGAACCAGAGTTCCTGTAAACTGCTTCATTGATTTGCTGACTATTAGCCCTTCCCTTCAAATTAAACCACCAGGAGTGCTTTTAAACGTTGGAGGTGCTGCAATATTGCCAGTCGCATGA
- the LOC7489742 gene encoding PI-PLC X domain-containing protein At5g67130: MSPYFTDHHSLCRVPLAIGYLYLSLLLSSFMTAHAQVLQSCTATTNCGVGLYCGNCPALGKTQPICTRGQAIIPNSIINGLPFNKYTWLVTHNSFSIVDAPPLPGVQRLTFYNQEDTVTNQLRNGVRGLMLDLYDFEGDIWLCHSFRGQCFNFTAFQPAINTLREVESFLSENPTEIVTIIIEDYVHTPKGLINLFTNAGLDKYWFPVSKMPKKGEDWPTVTEMVQENHRLVVFTSVASKEAEEGIAYQWKYMLENEAGDPGVKPGSCPNRKESKPLNSKRASLFLMNYFPTYPVETEACKEHSTPLAQMVGTCYKAARNVMPNFLAVNFYMRSDGGGVFDALDRMNGQTLCGCNTVTACQFGAPFGSCKNVAVPNVSPVTNTVGNTSPLTNTAGSFSGSVQFSKSASTIQSPNSLVFYLFFFIGNIFII, from the exons ATGTCCCCGTATTTCACGGACCACCATAGCCTATGCAGAGTCCCTCTTGCAATCGGGTACCTCTACCTCTCTCTGCTTCTCTCCTCATTCATGACAGCCCATGCACAG GTGCTACAATCCTGTACAGCAACCACAAATTGTGGGGTGGGCCTTTATTGTGGAAATTGCCCTGCTTTAGGCAAGACTCAACCCATTTGCACCAGAGGCCAAGCTATCATACCTAATTCTATT ATTAATGGGTTGCCTTTTAACAAGTATACATGGTTAGTTACTCATAATTCTTTTAGTATTGTGGATGCACCGCCTTTGCCTGGTGTTCAGAGGCTTACTTTTTATAATCAAGAAGACACTGTGACCAATCAGTTGAGG AATGGTGTGAGGGGGCTGATGTTGGATCTGTATGATTTTGAGGGCGACATCTGGCTCTGCCATTCGTTTCGAGGGCAATGTTTCAACTTCACAGCGTTT CAACCTGCAATAAACACTTTGAGGGAAGTGGAATCATTCTTGAGCGAGAATCCAACTGAGATTGTGACAATTATCATTGAGGACTATGTTCATACTCCAAAAGGCTTGATAAATCTGTTCACTAATGCTGGTTTGGATAAGTATTGGTTCCCTGTGTCTAAGATGCCGAAAAAGGGGGAAGATTGGCCCACTGTGACAGAGATGGTGCAAGAGAATCACCGGCTTGTGGTATTCACTTCTGTCGCATCAAAGGAAGCAGAGGAAGGAATTGCTTATCAGTGGAAATATATGTTGGAAAATGAGG CTGGAGATCCTGGGGTAAAACCAGGCTCTTGCCCTAACAGAAAAGAGTCAAAGCCACTGAATTCCAAAAGAGCATCACTTTTCTTAATGAATTACTTCCCAACATATCCAGTTGAAACTGAAGCTTGCAAAGAGCATTCTACTCCACTTGCTCAGATGGTTGGTACCTGCTATAAAGCAGCTAGAAATGTGATGCCAAACTTTCTAGCAGTCAACTTTTATATG AGGAGTGATGGGGGCGGTGTTTTTGATGCTCTGGATAGAATGAATGGCCAGACATTGTGCGGTTGTAATACTGTGACTGCTTGCCAG TTTGGAGCACCTTTTGGATCTTGCAAGAATGTTGCCGTACCTAATGTAAGTCCTGTAACAAATACTGTGGGAAATACTAGTCCGCTGACAAATACTGCAGGAAGCTTTTCAGGATCCGTTCAATTCTCGAAATCTGCATCAACAATCCAATCTCCAAATAGCTTGGTTTTCTACTTGTTCTTTTTCATTggcaatatttttatcatatga
- the LOC7476390 gene encoding histone-lysine N-methyltransferase CLF isoform X2: MASPPPSPPPSASITRSEPPKDSPSNQDTTLASEEVLLVIESLKKQVAADRCVYVMKRMEENRQKLVGITNHLDKLSKERKNNWISGTDNSIDLFTKRQNDALSMHGGIDSTNVDKDSHGSEEDGHASTAVLLGSSIPVKNAVRPIKLPEVNRLPPYTSWVFLDRNQRMTEDQSVVGRRRIYYDQNGGEALICSDSEEEIIDEEEAKRYFVESEDYILRMTIKEAGSSDPVVESLAHCFSRSPSEVKARFEVLKKEEKAVEDSKNKDIEAQTLNSFLVKDLEAALDSFDNLFCRRCLVFDCRLHGCSQDLIFLAEKQSPWSYPEDNITCGSHCYKLVLKSERIASGISPQHGVIEENSICQSDGARVPISSRKKTSASSARRNVKSCQSESASSNAKNISESSDSEIGPHQDTSPTSQISPSKSMLVGKGGTCKRNSKRVAERVLSCMRKRQKKMVASDSDSVASGGLLSIDLKRRSTSHKGKEDASSSHKNAKSPTIARSRRKELMNQDSHNLVQGEFHDGLSSEMVANPPVTSSDDTLRKEEFIDEHKCKKELSDDRSWKAIEKGLFEKGVEIFGGNSCLIARNLLNGLKTCWEVFQYMTRSENRPACEAGDAGTLGEGYSKFDFNGTMVKNEARRRSRFLRRRSKVRRLKYSWKSTAYHSFRKRITERKDQPCRQYNPCSCQTACGKQCTCLLNGTCCEKYCRCPKSCKNRFRGCHCAKSQCRSRQCPCFAADRECDPDVCRNCWISCGDGTLGIPSQRGDNYECRNMKLLLKQQQRVLLGRSDVSGWGAFLKNSVGKHEYLGEYTGELISHREADKRGKIYDRENSSFLFNLNDQFVLDAYRKGDKLKFANHSPDPNCYAKVIMVTGDHRVGIFAKERINAGEELFYDYRYEPDRAPAWARKPEASGSKKEDGGHSSGRAKKLA, from the exons ATGGCGTCGCCGCCGCCATCGCCACCGCCGTCTGCTTCCATCACCAGATCGGAGCCTCCTAAGGACTCTCCG TCTAATCAGGATACCACTCTTGCAAGCGAAGAGGTTTTATTAGTTATTGAATCGTTAAAGAAGCAAGTTGCGGCTGACCGATGCGTTTATGTTATG AAAAGGATGGAAGAGAACAGACAAAAGTTGGTTGGCATTACAAACCACCTCGATAAGTTGTCAAAGGAAAGGAAGAACAATTGGATTAGCGGTACTGACAACAGTATAGATTTATTTACAAAGAGGCAAAACGATGCACTCAGTATGCATGGTGGTATTGACTCGACTAATGTAGATAAGGATAGCCATGGCTCTGAAGAAGATGGTCATGCTTCCACTGCAGTTCTTTTGGGTTCCAGTATTCCAGTGAAGAATGCAGTACGGCCTATTAAGCTACCTGAAGTGAATAGATTACCACCTTATACATCATGGGTTTTCTTGGACAG AAATCAAAGAATGACAGAGGATCAATCAGTGGTTGGTCGAAGGAGAATTTATTATGACCAAAATGGGGGTGAAGCACTAATCTGCAGTGACAGTGAAGAGGAAATAATTGATGAAGAAGAGGCGAAGAGATATTTTGTAGAATCTGAAGATTATATTCTGCG GATGACAATCAAAGAAGCTGGTTCATCCGATCCAGTGGTGGAATCACTAGCTCATTGTTTTTCTAGAAGCCCTAGTGAAGTGAAG GCAAGATTTGAGGTTCTTAAGAAGGAAGAGAAGGCTGTGGAGGATTCTAAGAATAAAGATATTGAAGCACAAACACTGAATTCTTTCCTTGTTAAAGATCTTGAAGCTGCTTTGGATTCGTTCGACAACCTATTTTGTCGCAGATGCCTT GTATTTGATTGTAGATTACATGGATGTTCGCAGGATCTTATCTTCCTT GCTGAGAAACAATCTCCATGGAGCTATCCAGAAGACAACATAACATGTGGGTCACACTGCTACAAATTG GTTTTGAAGTCAGAAAGAATTGCCTCAGGGATTTCTCCTCAGCATGGGGTTATTGAAGAAAATTCTATCTGTCAATCAGATGGTGCTAGGGTACCTATATCATCAAGGAAGAAAACTTCTGCTTCATCTGCCAGAAGGAACGTGAAGTCCTGCCAAAGTGAAAGTGCTTCATCAAATGCAAAAAACATTTCAGAGAGCAGTGACTCAGAGATTGGACCTCATCAGGACACCTCTCCCACTAGTCAGATATCACCTTCCAAGTCTATGCTTGTGGGGAAAGGTGGGACTTGTAAGAGGAACAGCAAGCGAGTGGCTGAACGTGTTCTAAGTTGCATGCGGAAAAGGCAGAAGAAAATGGTGGCTTCTGATTCCGATTCTGTTGCTAGTGGAGGCCTTTTGTCAATTGATTTGAAACGTAGATCCACCTCGCACAAAGGAAAGGAAGATGCAAGTTCTTCTCATAAGAATGCAAAATCTCCCACCATTGCAAGGTCTAGGAGGAAAGAATTGATGAATCAGGACAGCCACAACTTAGTGCAGGGTGAATTTCATGATGGTCTATCAAGTGAGATGGTCGCTAATCCACCTGTGACTAGCAGTGATGACACCTTGAGGAAAGAAGAGTTCATAGATGAACATAAATGTAAAAAAGAGTTAAGTGATGACAGATCTTGGAAAGCTATTGAAAAAGGCCTATTTGAGAAAGGTGTTGAGATTTTTGGCGGGAACAG TTGCTTAATTGCTAGGAACCTTTTAAATGGTTTAAAAACATGCTGGGAGGTTTTTCAATACATGACTCGCTCTGAGAATAGGCCAGCATGCGAAGCAGGTGATGCTGGAACTCTTGGTGAAGGGTACTCCAAGTTTGATTTCAATGGAACAATG GTTAAGAATGAAGCAAGAAGGAGATCAAGATTTTTAAGGAGAAGAAGTAAAGTTCGTCGCTTGAAGTACTCTTGGAAATCTACTGCTTACCATTCTTTTAGGAAGCGGATAACTGAAAGAAAAGATCAACCTTGTCGTCAGTATAATCCATGTAGTTGTCAAACTGCTTGTGGAAAGCAGTGCACTTGTTTGCTAAATGGCACGTGTTGTGAGAAGTATTGCAG ATGTCCTAAGAGTTGCAAGAACCGATTTAGAGGCTGTCATTGTGCTAAAAGTCAATGTAGAAGTCGTCAATGTCCATGCTTTGCTGCAGACAGGGAATGTGATCCAGATGTTTGTAGGAATTGTTGGATTAG TTGCGGTGATGGTACTCTCGGTATTCCCAGCCAAAGGGGGGATAATTATGAATGCAGAAATATGAAGCTTCTTCTTAAACAACAACAGAGG GTTTTACTTGGAAGATCTGATGTATCAGGCTGGGGTGCTTTCTTGAAG AATAGTGTTGGCAAGCACGAGTACCTGGGTGAGTACACTGGTGAGCTGATTTCACATAGGGAAGCAGATAAGCGTGGGAAGATATATGACCGTGAAAATTCATCATTTCTCTTCAATCTCAATGATCAG TTTGTTCTTGATGCATACCGGAAGGGTGACAAGCTAAAGTTTGCCAACCATTCTCCAGACCCTAATTGCTACGCTAAG GTCATAATGGTTACAGGGGATCACCGAGTGGGCATATTCGCCAAAGAACGAATTAATGCCGGGGAGGAACTTTTCTATGATTATCGTTATGAGCCAGACAGAGCTCCTGCCTGGGCTAGGAAGCCTGAAGCATCTGGATCAAAGAAGGAAGATGGTGGTCATTCAAGTGGCCGTGCAAAGAAGCTTGCTTAA
- the LOC7476390 gene encoding histone-lysine N-methyltransferase CLF isoform X3 has protein sequence MTIKEAGSSDPVVESLAHCFSRSPSEVKARFEVLKKEEKAVEDSKNKDIEAQTLNSFLVKDLEAALDSFDNLFCRRCLVFDCRLHGCSQDLIFLAEKQSPWSYPEDNITCGSHCYKLVLKSERIASGISPQHGVIEENSICQSDGARVPISSRKKTSASSARRNVKSCQSESASSNAKNISESSDSEIGPHQDTSPTSQISPSKSMLVGKGGTCKRNSKRVAERVLSCMRKRQKKMVASDSDSVASGGLLSIDLKRRSTSHKGKEDASSSHKNAKSPTIARSRRKELMNQDSHNLVQGEFHDGLSSEMVANPPVTSSDDTLRKEEFIDEHKCKKELSDDRSWKAIEKGLFEKGVEIFGGNSCLIARNLLNGLKTCWEVFQYMTRSENRPACEAGDAGTLGEGYSKFDFNGTMVKNEARRRSRFLRRRSKVRRLKYSWKSTAYHSFRKRITERKDQPCRQYNPCSCQTACGKQCTCLLNGTCCEKYCRCPKSCKNRFRGCHCAKSQCRSRQCPCFAADRECDPDVCRNCWISCGDGTLGIPSQRGDNYECRNMKLLLKQQQRVLLGRSDVSGWGAFLKNSVGKHEYLGEYTGELISHREADKRGKIYDRENSSFLFNLNDQFVLDAYRKGDKLKFANHSPDPNCYAKVIMVTGDHRVGIFAKERINAGEELFYDYRYEPDRAPAWARKPEASGSKKEDGGHSSGRAKKLA, from the exons ATGACAATCAAAGAAGCTGGTTCATCCGATCCAGTGGTGGAATCACTAGCTCATTGTTTTTCTAGAAGCCCTAGTGAAGTGAAG GCAAGATTTGAGGTTCTTAAGAAGGAAGAGAAGGCTGTGGAGGATTCTAAGAATAAAGATATTGAAGCACAAACACTGAATTCTTTCCTTGTTAAAGATCTTGAAGCTGCTTTGGATTCGTTCGACAACCTATTTTGTCGCAGATGCCTT GTATTTGATTGTAGATTACATGGATGTTCGCAGGATCTTATCTTCCTT GCTGAGAAACAATCTCCATGGAGCTATCCAGAAGACAACATAACATGTGGGTCACACTGCTACAAATTG GTTTTGAAGTCAGAAAGAATTGCCTCAGGGATTTCTCCTCAGCATGGGGTTATTGAAGAAAATTCTATCTGTCAATCAGATGGTGCTAGGGTACCTATATCATCAAGGAAGAAAACTTCTGCTTCATCTGCCAGAAGGAACGTGAAGTCCTGCCAAAGTGAAAGTGCTTCATCAAATGCAAAAAACATTTCAGAGAGCAGTGACTCAGAGATTGGACCTCATCAGGACACCTCTCCCACTAGTCAGATATCACCTTCCAAGTCTATGCTTGTGGGGAAAGGTGGGACTTGTAAGAGGAACAGCAAGCGAGTGGCTGAACGTGTTCTAAGTTGCATGCGGAAAAGGCAGAAGAAAATGGTGGCTTCTGATTCCGATTCTGTTGCTAGTGGAGGCCTTTTGTCAATTGATTTGAAACGTAGATCCACCTCGCACAAAGGAAAGGAAGATGCAAGTTCTTCTCATAAGAATGCAAAATCTCCCACCATTGCAAGGTCTAGGAGGAAAGAATTGATGAATCAGGACAGCCACAACTTAGTGCAGGGTGAATTTCATGATGGTCTATCAAGTGAGATGGTCGCTAATCCACCTGTGACTAGCAGTGATGACACCTTGAGGAAAGAAGAGTTCATAGATGAACATAAATGTAAAAAAGAGTTAAGTGATGACAGATCTTGGAAAGCTATTGAAAAAGGCCTATTTGAGAAAGGTGTTGAGATTTTTGGCGGGAACAG TTGCTTAATTGCTAGGAACCTTTTAAATGGTTTAAAAACATGCTGGGAGGTTTTTCAATACATGACTCGCTCTGAGAATAGGCCAGCATGCGAAGCAGGTGATGCTGGAACTCTTGGTGAAGGGTACTCCAAGTTTGATTTCAATGGAACAATG GTTAAGAATGAAGCAAGAAGGAGATCAAGATTTTTAAGGAGAAGAAGTAAAGTTCGTCGCTTGAAGTACTCTTGGAAATCTACTGCTTACCATTCTTTTAGGAAGCGGATAACTGAAAGAAAAGATCAACCTTGTCGTCAGTATAATCCATGTAGTTGTCAAACTGCTTGTGGAAAGCAGTGCACTTGTTTGCTAAATGGCACGTGTTGTGAGAAGTATTGCAG ATGTCCTAAGAGTTGCAAGAACCGATTTAGAGGCTGTCATTGTGCTAAAAGTCAATGTAGAAGTCGTCAATGTCCATGCTTTGCTGCAGACAGGGAATGTGATCCAGATGTTTGTAGGAATTGTTGGATTAG TTGCGGTGATGGTACTCTCGGTATTCCCAGCCAAAGGGGGGATAATTATGAATGCAGAAATATGAAGCTTCTTCTTAAACAACAACAGAGG GTTTTACTTGGAAGATCTGATGTATCAGGCTGGGGTGCTTTCTTGAAG AATAGTGTTGGCAAGCACGAGTACCTGGGTGAGTACACTGGTGAGCTGATTTCACATAGGGAAGCAGATAAGCGTGGGAAGATATATGACCGTGAAAATTCATCATTTCTCTTCAATCTCAATGATCAG TTTGTTCTTGATGCATACCGGAAGGGTGACAAGCTAAAGTTTGCCAACCATTCTCCAGACCCTAATTGCTACGCTAAG GTCATAATGGTTACAGGGGATCACCGAGTGGGCATATTCGCCAAAGAACGAATTAATGCCGGGGAGGAACTTTTCTATGATTATCGTTATGAGCCAGACAGAGCTCCTGCCTGGGCTAGGAAGCCTGAAGCATCTGGATCAAAGAAGGAAGATGGTGGTCATTCAAGTGGCCGTGCAAAGAAGCTTGCTTAA
- the LOC7476390 gene encoding histone-lysine N-methyltransferase CLF isoform X1 produces MASPPPSPPPSASITRSEPPKDSPMIKSNQDTTLASEEVLLVIESLKKQVAADRCVYVMKRMEENRQKLVGITNHLDKLSKERKNNWISGTDNSIDLFTKRQNDALSMHGGIDSTNVDKDSHGSEEDGHASTAVLLGSSIPVKNAVRPIKLPEVNRLPPYTSWVFLDRNQRMTEDQSVVGRRRIYYDQNGGEALICSDSEEEIIDEEEAKRYFVESEDYILRMTIKEAGSSDPVVESLAHCFSRSPSEVKARFEVLKKEEKAVEDSKNKDIEAQTLNSFLVKDLEAALDSFDNLFCRRCLVFDCRLHGCSQDLIFLAEKQSPWSYPEDNITCGSHCYKLVLKSERIASGISPQHGVIEENSICQSDGARVPISSRKKTSASSARRNVKSCQSESASSNAKNISESSDSEIGPHQDTSPTSQISPSKSMLVGKGGTCKRNSKRVAERVLSCMRKRQKKMVASDSDSVASGGLLSIDLKRRSTSHKGKEDASSSHKNAKSPTIARSRRKELMNQDSHNLVQGEFHDGLSSEMVANPPVTSSDDTLRKEEFIDEHKCKKELSDDRSWKAIEKGLFEKGVEIFGGNSCLIARNLLNGLKTCWEVFQYMTRSENRPACEAGDAGTLGEGYSKFDFNGTMVKNEARRRSRFLRRRSKVRRLKYSWKSTAYHSFRKRITERKDQPCRQYNPCSCQTACGKQCTCLLNGTCCEKYCRCPKSCKNRFRGCHCAKSQCRSRQCPCFAADRECDPDVCRNCWISCGDGTLGIPSQRGDNYECRNMKLLLKQQQRVLLGRSDVSGWGAFLKNSVGKHEYLGEYTGELISHREADKRGKIYDRENSSFLFNLNDQFVLDAYRKGDKLKFANHSPDPNCYAKVIMVTGDHRVGIFAKERINAGEELFYDYRYEPDRAPAWARKPEASGSKKEDGGHSSGRAKKLA; encoded by the exons ATGGCGTCGCCGCCGCCATCGCCACCGCCGTCTGCTTCCATCACCAGATCGGAGCCTCCTAAGGACTCTCCG atgatAAAGTCTAATCAGGATACCACTCTTGCAAGCGAAGAGGTTTTATTAGTTATTGAATCGTTAAAGAAGCAAGTTGCGGCTGACCGATGCGTTTATGTTATG AAAAGGATGGAAGAGAACAGACAAAAGTTGGTTGGCATTACAAACCACCTCGATAAGTTGTCAAAGGAAAGGAAGAACAATTGGATTAGCGGTACTGACAACAGTATAGATTTATTTACAAAGAGGCAAAACGATGCACTCAGTATGCATGGTGGTATTGACTCGACTAATGTAGATAAGGATAGCCATGGCTCTGAAGAAGATGGTCATGCTTCCACTGCAGTTCTTTTGGGTTCCAGTATTCCAGTGAAGAATGCAGTACGGCCTATTAAGCTACCTGAAGTGAATAGATTACCACCTTATACATCATGGGTTTTCTTGGACAG AAATCAAAGAATGACAGAGGATCAATCAGTGGTTGGTCGAAGGAGAATTTATTATGACCAAAATGGGGGTGAAGCACTAATCTGCAGTGACAGTGAAGAGGAAATAATTGATGAAGAAGAGGCGAAGAGATATTTTGTAGAATCTGAAGATTATATTCTGCG GATGACAATCAAAGAAGCTGGTTCATCCGATCCAGTGGTGGAATCACTAGCTCATTGTTTTTCTAGAAGCCCTAGTGAAGTGAAG GCAAGATTTGAGGTTCTTAAGAAGGAAGAGAAGGCTGTGGAGGATTCTAAGAATAAAGATATTGAAGCACAAACACTGAATTCTTTCCTTGTTAAAGATCTTGAAGCTGCTTTGGATTCGTTCGACAACCTATTTTGTCGCAGATGCCTT GTATTTGATTGTAGATTACATGGATGTTCGCAGGATCTTATCTTCCTT GCTGAGAAACAATCTCCATGGAGCTATCCAGAAGACAACATAACATGTGGGTCACACTGCTACAAATTG GTTTTGAAGTCAGAAAGAATTGCCTCAGGGATTTCTCCTCAGCATGGGGTTATTGAAGAAAATTCTATCTGTCAATCAGATGGTGCTAGGGTACCTATATCATCAAGGAAGAAAACTTCTGCTTCATCTGCCAGAAGGAACGTGAAGTCCTGCCAAAGTGAAAGTGCTTCATCAAATGCAAAAAACATTTCAGAGAGCAGTGACTCAGAGATTGGACCTCATCAGGACACCTCTCCCACTAGTCAGATATCACCTTCCAAGTCTATGCTTGTGGGGAAAGGTGGGACTTGTAAGAGGAACAGCAAGCGAGTGGCTGAACGTGTTCTAAGTTGCATGCGGAAAAGGCAGAAGAAAATGGTGGCTTCTGATTCCGATTCTGTTGCTAGTGGAGGCCTTTTGTCAATTGATTTGAAACGTAGATCCACCTCGCACAAAGGAAAGGAAGATGCAAGTTCTTCTCATAAGAATGCAAAATCTCCCACCATTGCAAGGTCTAGGAGGAAAGAATTGATGAATCAGGACAGCCACAACTTAGTGCAGGGTGAATTTCATGATGGTCTATCAAGTGAGATGGTCGCTAATCCACCTGTGACTAGCAGTGATGACACCTTGAGGAAAGAAGAGTTCATAGATGAACATAAATGTAAAAAAGAGTTAAGTGATGACAGATCTTGGAAAGCTATTGAAAAAGGCCTATTTGAGAAAGGTGTTGAGATTTTTGGCGGGAACAG TTGCTTAATTGCTAGGAACCTTTTAAATGGTTTAAAAACATGCTGGGAGGTTTTTCAATACATGACTCGCTCTGAGAATAGGCCAGCATGCGAAGCAGGTGATGCTGGAACTCTTGGTGAAGGGTACTCCAAGTTTGATTTCAATGGAACAATG GTTAAGAATGAAGCAAGAAGGAGATCAAGATTTTTAAGGAGAAGAAGTAAAGTTCGTCGCTTGAAGTACTCTTGGAAATCTACTGCTTACCATTCTTTTAGGAAGCGGATAACTGAAAGAAAAGATCAACCTTGTCGTCAGTATAATCCATGTAGTTGTCAAACTGCTTGTGGAAAGCAGTGCACTTGTTTGCTAAATGGCACGTGTTGTGAGAAGTATTGCAG ATGTCCTAAGAGTTGCAAGAACCGATTTAGAGGCTGTCATTGTGCTAAAAGTCAATGTAGAAGTCGTCAATGTCCATGCTTTGCTGCAGACAGGGAATGTGATCCAGATGTTTGTAGGAATTGTTGGATTAG TTGCGGTGATGGTACTCTCGGTATTCCCAGCCAAAGGGGGGATAATTATGAATGCAGAAATATGAAGCTTCTTCTTAAACAACAACAGAGG GTTTTACTTGGAAGATCTGATGTATCAGGCTGGGGTGCTTTCTTGAAG AATAGTGTTGGCAAGCACGAGTACCTGGGTGAGTACACTGGTGAGCTGATTTCACATAGGGAAGCAGATAAGCGTGGGAAGATATATGACCGTGAAAATTCATCATTTCTCTTCAATCTCAATGATCAG TTTGTTCTTGATGCATACCGGAAGGGTGACAAGCTAAAGTTTGCCAACCATTCTCCAGACCCTAATTGCTACGCTAAG GTCATAATGGTTACAGGGGATCACCGAGTGGGCATATTCGCCAAAGAACGAATTAATGCCGGGGAGGAACTTTTCTATGATTATCGTTATGAGCCAGACAGAGCTCCTGCCTGGGCTAGGAAGCCTGAAGCATCTGGATCAAAGAAGGAAGATGGTGGTCATTCAAGTGGCCGTGCAAAGAAGCTTGCTTAA